A genome region from Pseudomonas pergaminensis includes the following:
- a CDS encoding ribonucleoside-diphosphate reductase subunit alpha has translation MQTDTTRENPQGSVPQAADSNLDLSATAPGQLRVIKRNGTVVPYTDDKITVAITKAFLAVEGGTAAASSRIHDTVARLTEQVTATFKRRMPSGGTIHIEEIQDQVELALMRAGEQKVARDYVIYRDSRAKERAVRSPAEEAAVQAHPSIRITLADGSFAPLDLGRLNTIITEACEGLEEVDGDLIQRETLKNLYDGVALTDVNTALVMTARTLVEREPNYSFVTARLLMDTLRAEGLGFLKVADSATHHEMADLYAKALPAYIAKGIEYELLNPVLATFDLEKLGKAINHERDQQFTYLGLQTLYDRYFIHKDGIRFELPQVFFMRVAMGLAIEEKQKEDRAIEFYNLLSSFDYMSSTPTLFNAGTLRPQLSSCYLTTVPDDLSGIYHAIHDNAMLSKFAGGLGNDWTPVRALGSYIKGTNGKSQGVVPFLKVVNDTAVAVNQGGKRKGAVCAYLETWHMDIEEFIELRKNTGDDRRRTHDMNTANWIPDLFMKRVFDDGKWTLFSPSEVPDLHDLTGKAFEERYEYYEALTEYPGKVKLFKTIQAKDLWRKMLSMLFETGHPWLTFKDPCNLRSPQQHVGVVHSSNLCTEITLNTNKDEIAVCNLGSINLPNHIVNGKLDTAKLERTVNTAVRMLDNVIDINYYSVPQAQNSNFKHRPVGLGIMGFQDALYLQHIPYGSDAAVEFADKSMEAVSYYAIQASCDLADERGAYETFQGSLWSKGILPLDSQQILIEARGQKYIDVDLNESLDWAPVRARVQKGIRNSNIMAIAPTATIANITGVSQSIEPTYQNLYVKSNLSGEFTVINPYLVRDLKARGLWDSVMINDLKYYDGSVQQIERIPQELKELYATAFEVDTKWIVDAASRRQKWIDQAQSLNLYIAGASGKKLDVTYRMAWYRGLKTTYYLRALAATSTEKSTINTGKLNAVSSGNHGDDSVLAAPAGPAPVPKACAIDEPDCEACQ, from the coding sequence ATGCAAACCGACACAACTCGCGAGAACCCGCAAGGCTCCGTGCCGCAGGCCGCTGATTCGAACCTGGATCTGTCCGCCACTGCGCCCGGCCAATTGCGCGTGATCAAGCGTAACGGCACTGTCGTTCCTTACACCGATGACAAAATCACCGTCGCCATCACCAAAGCGTTTCTTGCAGTTGAAGGCGGCACCGCTGCCGCTTCGTCGCGCATCCACGACACCGTTGCCCGCCTGACCGAACAAGTCACCGCGACCTTCAAGCGTCGCATGCCTTCGGGCGGCACCATCCACATCGAAGAAATCCAGGACCAGGTCGAACTGGCCCTGATGCGTGCCGGCGAGCAGAAAGTGGCTCGCGACTACGTGATCTACCGCGACTCGCGCGCCAAGGAACGTGCCGTACGTTCCCCGGCCGAAGAAGCCGCCGTACAGGCTCACCCGTCGATCCGCATCACCCTGGCCGACGGTAGCTTTGCACCGCTGGACCTGGGCCGCCTGAACACCATCATCACCGAGGCCTGCGAAGGCCTGGAAGAAGTCGATGGTGACCTGATCCAGCGCGAAACCCTGAAGAACCTGTACGACGGCGTGGCCCTGACCGACGTCAACACCGCCCTGGTGATGACCGCCCGTACCCTGGTTGAGCGTGAGCCGAACTACTCGTTCGTGACCGCACGCCTGCTGATGGACACCCTGCGTGCCGAAGGCCTGGGCTTCCTGAAAGTCGCCGACAGCGCCACCCACCACGAGATGGCCGACCTGTACGCCAAGGCTCTGCCGGCCTACATCGCCAAGGGTATCGAATACGAGTTGCTGAACCCGGTCCTGGCCACCTTCGACCTGGAAAAACTCGGCAAGGCGATCAACCACGAGCGCGACCAGCAGTTCACGTACCTGGGCCTGCAAACCCTGTACGACCGTTACTTCATCCACAAGGACGGTATCCGCTTCGAACTGCCGCAAGTGTTCTTCATGCGCGTGGCCATGGGCCTGGCGATCGAAGAGAAGCAGAAAGAAGACCGTGCCATCGAGTTCTACAACCTGCTGTCGTCCTTCGACTACATGTCGTCGACCCCGACCCTGTTCAACGCCGGCACCCTGCGTCCACAGCTGTCCAGCTGCTACCTGACCACCGTGCCGGATGACCTGTCGGGCATCTACCACGCGATCCACGACAACGCCATGTTGTCCAAATTCGCCGGCGGCCTGGGCAACGACTGGACCCCGGTGCGTGCACTGGGTTCGTATATCAAGGGCACCAACGGCAAGTCCCAGGGCGTTGTACCGTTCCTGAAAGTCGTGAACGACACCGCCGTCGCCGTGAACCAGGGTGGCAAGCGCAAAGGCGCTGTGTGCGCCTACCTGGAAACCTGGCACATGGACATTGAAGAGTTCATCGAGCTGCGCAAGAACACCGGTGATGACCGTCGTCGTACCCACGACATGAACACCGCCAACTGGATCCCTGACCTGTTCATGAAGCGCGTCTTCGATGACGGCAAGTGGACTCTGTTCTCGCCATCCGAAGTGCCGGACCTGCACGACCTGACCGGTAAAGCCTTCGAAGAGCGCTACGAGTACTACGAAGCCCTCACCGAGTACCCAGGCAAGGTCAAGCTGTTCAAGACCATCCAGGCCAAAGACCTGTGGCGCAAAATGCTGTCCATGCTGTTTGAAACCGGCCACCCATGGCTGACCTTCAAGGACCCGTGCAACCTGCGCAGCCCGCAGCAGCACGTGGGCGTGGTCCACAGCTCGAACCTGTGCACCGAGATCACCTTGAACACCAACAAGGACGAGATCGCCGTTTGCAACCTGGGCTCGATCAACCTGCCGAACCACATCGTCAACGGCAAGCTGGACACCGCCAAGCTGGAGCGCACCGTCAACACCGCCGTACGCATGCTCGACAACGTGATCGACATCAACTACTACTCGGTGCCACAGGCGCAGAACTCCAACTTTAAGCACCGTCCGGTCGGCCTGGGCATCATGGGCTTCCAGGACGCGCTGTACCTGCAGCACATTCCTTACGGTTCGGATGCTGCGGTCGAGTTCGCCGACAAGTCCATGGAAGCGGTCAGCTACTACGCGATCCAGGCTTCCTGCGACCTGGCCGACGAGCGCGGCGCCTACGAGACGTTCCAGGGTTCGCTGTGGTCCAAGGGCATCCTGCCGCTGGATTCGCAACAGATCCTGATCGAAGCCCGTGGCCAGAAGTACATCGATGTCGACCTGAACGAATCCCTGGACTGGGCGCCGGTACGTGCCCGTGTGCAGAAAGGCATTCGTAACTCCAACATCATGGCCATCGCACCGACCGCCACCATCGCCAACATCACTGGCGTGTCGCAGTCGATCGAACCGACTTACCAGAACCTGTATGTGAAATCGAACCTGTCGGGCGAATTCACCGTGATCAACCCGTACCTGGTTCGCGACCTCAAGGCTCGCGGCCTGTGGGACTCGGTCATGATCAACGACCTGAAGTACTACGACGGTTCCGTGCAGCAGATCGAGCGCATCCCGCAAGAACTCAAAGAGCTCTACGCGACGGCCTTCGAAGTGGACACCAAGTGGATCGTTGACGCTGCCAGCCGTCGCCAGAAATGGATCGACCAGGCTCAGTCGCTGAACCTGTACATCGCCGGCGCTTCGGGCAAGAAGCTG